The following proteins are encoded in a genomic region of Phragmites australis chromosome 9, lpPhrAust1.1, whole genome shotgun sequence:
- the LOC133929228 gene encoding ras-related protein Rab7-like, with the protein MASRRRTLLKVIILGDSGVGKTSLMNQYVNKKFSNQYKATIGADFLTKEVQFEDRLFTLQIWDTAGQERFQSLGVAFYRGADCCVLVCDVNSMKSFDNLNNWREEFLIQASPSDPDNFPFVLLGNKVDVDGGNSRVVSEKKAKAWCASKGNIPYFETSAKDGTNVEDAFQCIVKNALKNEPEEELYVPDTVDMVGGNRAQRSSGCC; encoded by the exons ATGGCCTCGCGGCGCCGCACcctcctcaaggtcatcatcctCGGCGACAGCGG GGTTGGGAAGACGTCCTTGATGAACCA ATACGTGAACAAGAAGTTTAGCAACCAGTACAAGGCTACGATTGGCGCGGATTTTCTCACCAAGGAGGTGCAGTTCGAGGATAGGCTCTTCACTTTGCAA ATATGGGATACTGCTGGTCAGGAAAGGTTTCAGAGTCTTGGTGTTGCATTCTACCGGGGAGCAGATTGTTGTGTCCTAGTCTGTGATGTTAATTCTATGAAATCATTTGATAATCTTAACAACTGGCGTGAAGAGTTTCTAATTCAG GCTAGCCCATCAGACCCTGATAACTTCCCTTTTGTTCTGCTGGGTAACAAAGTTGATGTAGATGGTGGCAACAGTCGCGTG GTCTCTGAGAAAAAGGCAAAGGCATGGTGCGCTTCTAAAGGGAACATTCCATACTTTGAGACATCTGCCAAGGATGGAACAAACGTGGAAGATGCTTTCCAGTGTATCGTAAAGAATGCTCTGAAGAATGAACCAGAGGAAGAACT GTATGTGCCGGACACAGTCGATATGGTGGGTGGCAACCGGGCTCAGAGATCATCTGGTTGCTGTTAA
- the LOC133929230 gene encoding uncharacterized protein LOC133929230 — MAMAPAATRAPPRLLSKSSFLVPSPNATAATTVRLARRAGGNRNVLLGAAPRSGRRGGWDADSNSSSVDEDMATLQRRIRETRAALSEDDIDNGTDAGVGLPPPAEWTELEQRHHWSYMAGVRGAAGLLQAFLVNARPGLGAGVVALLLLGLPASLFLVCAQLITAVDSLSSAGLNGPWLAK; from the coding sequence ATGGCGATGGCACCGGCGGCAACACGTGCCCCTCCCCGCTTGCTCTCCAAGAGCAGTTTCTTGGTACCGTCTCCCAACGCCACCGCGGCGACGACGGTCCGGCTAGCCCGTCGCGCCGGCGGGAACAGGAACGTCCTCCTCGGCGCCGCGCCGAGAAGCGGACGGCGGGGCGGTTGGGACGCCGACTCAAACTCCTCCTCCGTGGACGAGGACATGGCGACGCTGCAGCGGCGCATCCGCGAGACGCGGGCGGCGCTGTCCGAAGATGACATTGACAATGGCACCGACGCCGGCGTCGGCCTCCCGCCCCCGGCCGAGTGGACGGAGCTGGAACAGCGACACCACTGGAGCTACATGGCAGGCGTGCGCGGCGCGGCCGGCCTCCTCCAGGCGTTCCTCGTGAACGCGCGGCCGGGGCTCGGGGCCGGGGTAgtggcgctgctgctgctcggcttGCCAGCATCGCTGTTCCTCGTGTGCGCGCAGCTGATCACGGCCGTAGATTCCCTCTCGTCCGCGGGACTGAACGGCCCGTGGTTGGCTAAGTAA